GGTAAACCAAACATGTGTATGATACCTAACAAATCTAGCACCATAATGCACGTGTGACCCTGCTAGTTATATATAGCAGCAAGTTGTTGAAACATGGAACATCAGTATCTACTATGCATCAGCAATACATCTGTTTTCAGCACGGAAGCAAGTTAGTGGATCCAATAAACTAACTCCAAagagatgtaatataccataaaaatTTACAGAACTATATAAAAATGCATCAATGAGATGATAGTGAGGAAGTTATGTCTGCTACTTACCAGCCGCATTTTTTCCCCAGTTCTTAAGCGGGCATGTGGACGAGCTAACTTTGATTCAAAAGGGGTCCTTGGCCTGACTTCTTGGATTTCATCCCACTCTTCACGTGAAAGCATCCTTACTGTTCCTTGCTCAGGGTGACTATTCTTTATCTTGCGTTCCCTCCTTTCTTGGTCTGTAGCTTCATGTTCCTACCCAAAAACACATGCAACTAAGCTTCAGAGCATGCCAATTTCAGAACAGACAGAAGATTTTCTGAATACATGCAAACAATGCCGAGTTAAACTATTTGATCGACATATACAATATGCAGTAGGTAGACAATCTGGCAAACATCAGGATTGATGATTACTCGACAAGGAtgtatctctactacctaaaaaaaGGTTTCCACTCCCGTAAAAAAAACCGTTTTGCTTCATCCGACTGTTTCGCTTCCCCTCCCCTTCCACCGTTTTTTCTGGTCTTTTCGGTTTTCTGATCAGTAAAATCCTTCCCTTCCCCATCCGAGCGCCTCCTCCTTCCCTAACACGGACCGATCTCACCTCCCAAACACTAGCTGTAGGGTTCCGGGCCGCCAATCATGCTCAGCTGATAAGATCCCCATCGCCAGCAGGGGCAGGGTGCCGAGGAGAATCTACTGGATCGCCGCCGTAGCCCCCATGCATGCTCCCTTTCCTCGTGGCCGGTGACACCCTCTGCCCTAGCCGCGCCACCTCGGCCATCACCGCCACAGAGCCTCCTTGTCGTCTCGGATTGATCTTCTGTGCCAGGATGGGTGCGACAACGAAACCTCCCAGACATCATGATATCAACCCCAACGCTGTCTACTTCAATCACATAcatgacgccgccgccgccgtcccgcacCTGCACGCCGCTTCAGGACGGTTCAGTGCACGCCAATGACCTCCTCGGCCCAGGTAGTCAGACAACTGCATCTCTCTAATTGCTTTCTCTTGATCTCTCCTTTTTTTTCCTATCTCCTGCATCTCGCCCGACGGAGCCGATTTTTCTGCAGGCTACACGACAAACCTGAGCATGACAACAATGTTAGGCGGCTCTCTCAGTCATTGATGAAGAGTCATGTAGCAGCAACCCGTAAGGACTTGTACTGCTCAAAACTGCAGGTTAGTTCTCATTGTGATTGGGAATATTACAGTAGAGAGTCAAACTTCAGCTCTCATTATTGTGGCATTACAATGCTCAACCTAAACACTTTCGCCCAGTGCCAGAGGACACACCAATAAAACAAGACCGAAAAATAAACTGGGTCTTTCTTCTCTTCTGTCAACCTATCTACTGGTTTGGTTGTTGAATGTCCAAAAATCACAAGCCTGCTGAAAAGGTAAATCAAAGTATCAGGATTTTGCGTCGGAATTGGTGTATTTCCACACCTCATTTGAGGTGATTGCTTGGTCTCTTGATGCTTAAATTATGTTAGTTGTTTTATTATCtagattttttgtttttttcccaACACATCGTGAAAAAGGAGAGCAGAACAGACTTTTTAGCTTTCATAAGCATGCATCTATTAAGCATACAGCGCAAAGTATGGCTTAACACCAGTACAACTCTGAGCAGAAAGAAGTTCTTGAATTAGAAAACTGAGTTCAGCCAATGTTGCAGTTGAAAGCCCCAAAGTAAAACTGGAAATATCTTCTTTTTATACGCAAAAAAGATTAATCTGTACACTTTTTTTGTCACCGTACAATTTAATACAGTAATTGAGCTACTACATACAGAACGATCCTTCTCTTTTAGGAAGGGAAAATGCTGTATTACCTGACCTCTGTTTCTATATTATGTGAACATGGTTAACTTAGCAAATCTTATACTGAAGAAGTGTGGTGTCCTCCCTCTTGCGGTCTCCACAATAGGTAGCTTCCTGGCAACCAAACCAAACAAGAGCTATGGGGTGGAGAAATCTGAACAAACATATGAGTGATGCGCTTCAGGTCAATCCAGAGCTTGGGATGATAAAAACAGTACTTGTCTCAAGCTACGAGGGTTTACATCTCAAGCTTCGCTTTTGTATTTCTCCATTTTTCCTGAAGGCCGTTACATTGGGTGGGCATGCTTGGTGAGAAGATGGATTGCAGAGGGATAAGACAACAGAAAAGAATAGGGAACAGTTACATCACTGAGCTAATCAGCAGGACCATGGTCGAGCCATCAAAAAGGGACAGGCCGTAGCGCCACCGGGAGGATTATTCTTTTTTGCAAATTCTTGATCTCATTTGCGAAATCACGATCTCAAAGTCAGACAGAGGAAAATCTCGTTTGTCACAGGCAGGCAAAGTTCATCACCTTGCTGTAAGCAATAGCTGGTTAAGAGAGAAGAATGCATTCGAGAGTGCAGACAGGAACTGGTCTGGCATCCGATCATTGCCAGTATTTGGAGAATGGAAATCATTCTTCATTTCTGATGATATGAGATTCCTTCGGGTGTAAGATTTGCAAGATACAAAGGGTCTAGAGGATCACCACCCCCATCAAATtataaagctttttcacataaagtATCTTTCGCTAAGAAGACGTGGTCAGCTTTTGAGGCTGCTGAGGCACCTAGAAACGTTTGATGTCAGAGATATACAAGTAATCAAACTATCTTGTATAACTATTATAATCTTTGGCCTGATGTGCTATTGACTTGCTTTTCTAAAAAGTGAAGCTCGATGTGTGCATGTAGATTATAAAGGTACAAGCTTACATTATTGGTGTGAAACCATCAAAATATTTTTTACACCCATAGCAACACACGGGCAGTTACCTAGTAGTATATCTTATATGAAAATCTAGGTGACTATTAGTTCATGAAATAACTAAGATAAATTCGTTCGAACATTTCTTGAATGAAGCCATTAAAAGGGGACACGAAAAGTCAAACTTCGATATCGAATAAAAAAACTATACCTGGATAACACAACATTTAGAGATGCTCTATTCACTACTCTACCATGGACAGATAATCATTTCATCCAATAAAGAGTTTCTTGGAAAGTCTCTTCTCTAAATGTATTTGATGCGTTGTTGACAATACTAACAACCACTCTATCAGCTCGTTCCTTGAGGTTACATTTCTAGAAGCTCACATCTTACAAATCCAAAGTATTCACTAACACACAATGATCGGCCTTAGCGGTTCACATGTATACAGTACGCAGATCAGATGATTAACTATGTGTTCAATCCTAAATAAACGTGTTCAATCAAATGCACGGCAGCTGCAGCTGCAATTAACCCTAGCGAACACCAGAGTGGGGGTGGAGGATACCATCATGAGGAGCTTGGTGaagagggcgacggcggcggcagtgAGGATCATGGGCAGGGTGACGGAGTCGAGCCATTTAAGCGACTCCGGCGTCGGCACGAAGAACTCGTCGCGCCCCGGGTCGCGCCGACGCCGCCGGGAGCGCTCCCGCTCCGCCACGCTCAGCCGTAGAAGGTTCCCCGTAGATCCCTCGGCCAGCGCGGCCTGCCTCATAGCCGCCTCTCCCCGGCGCAGCACCGTCCGCAGCATCGCTGCGTCCACGCCGCCGGCGACTTAGACAGGACGACGGGGCCAGGGAAGTGGAGGCGTCGGGGAGGTGCGCGTCCGTCGCCGTCTGCGTGCTCCCAAGACCACCTAACGACGTACGATGCGCCGCTCGCCTGAATCCCCCCGGCCGCGGCGGCGGTCGTGTTTCGCCGGCGcttcaggagggagaagagagacaCCAGTCACAGCACCTCATTAGGCTTTCTGGCCCACGCTATCTCTATCGATCCTAATGGGCCTATAATGGTCGAGACCGGAACGTGCCCCTGAAGCGCCTCCCTAAATGGATCAGGCCTATAAGTACGTACACATTTTTTTTTCATGGTAACACGTGTCTCATTTATAGCATAAAGATTTTTTAAAAATAAGTTTAAAAATTAAAGTAATGACTCACGTGACAAGACTGGAAAAATAGAAGAAGGCTAACCTTTAAAAAAGGATTGACAGCCAAAGTAAAAATATAATCAAGATCGAAGAATttgctgagcttgacaccaacgttcATCACCTAACTTTGGCACCATCAGAGTAGCCATCAAAGAAAAAAATGGATCACCTCCTCACCAGAGCTCGACACGCCCCCATCGCTGATATACAGCTTTGCAGACCTCCAAGATGGCTTACCAAAGGCGAAATCATTGTCATTTAATGATTTAAACCGGGGCAACACCCTGGACACACCATCGAACTTCAGATCTGGCACCCCACTacgactaagacgccgaaggaggaaaACATACCCGCCATCCGTCAACCACGAATGCAACACACGTTTCGTCTTCCAAatgtgcatccgctcctggactacctcccaagctccgcatcgacgctggagcaaacgtcgtTGAAACGACGGGGCGTGAGGACACAAGTACACCACAAGGATGTCGCGCCGCCATGGCATCCTTGCTTGAATAGTTTGGTTTCCAAATTCATCCTCAACCATAAGACGGGTCGCCTCATTGGGAAAGGATTTTAATCTTCTTTATTCAATGTCACCATCGTCGCTGCCGAAGCCATGATGATAAACGACCGAAAAGCTAAGCCACTAGAGTTTAACCTAAAGCTACACGACCCATACGCTTAGATCCGGCGACCTCCCTCACCACTGACGAATCAACGACCGAGATCGTCAGCGATGGGGAACAGCCGGAGCAAGGCGGCGGAAGGAACTACTGGCGGCGGCTAGGGCTTCTAGTCGCCCCGCCCCGAGTGAAAAAGACTCGCTCGTTCGAGTCTAGCATGTATGCATTTTTTTAATAGAAAAAGGgtctctatatacatccgtatgtagtctatattagaatctctaaaaagacttatttttgggaatggaggaagtacatgCTAATTTGGTGACCCAGAGTGATCTTGATAAGCAGCATGCATGATTTGTTTCAGCTAATGCATACACGATTACAAAATATTGTGAGCAACTTTATGATATGGTTCAACTTATTCTTTATATTGCAGGGTTATCTGGGAGGTTGGTGATTTACATTGAGTGCCTAGTATCCTACATGCATCTTCGACCTTGTGAGTATTTTCCATCAAAAGGTCCAGCTCGCGCCACTCAACCACTTCACTGGGGCCAAATGAGCAACAAAACGTAAGGGCTAGGCCCCTTCCTACGTAACTTCTCCCAGCTTTATGCTCACATCACCAATAGACCATGAGGAACCAAACACTGAGGGGGTTTCCCAGAAGAGGGCTCTATTGCCACCGCCAACGCGATAGGAAAGGCCTTTGTGAAGGCAACCTTTCATCGCGTGGAGCCCTTTCTAGAAAAAGATGCACCATTCGAGCACGTATGAAAGAAACTGCCACCACCAAGTACTTCTTTCCAAGAGTTTGACAACTCAAATCTTGGTCACTCCTCTCTAATTTCATGATCCATTTGGCCAGCAACAAAATATTTCTGGTCCTGCTATGTAAGAAGCCCAAACCTCCATACTCATTAGGTCTACACATGCTAAGCCAACACACCATGGTGCTTTCTATTTTGACCTCTGAACCCATCCGAGTAAAAGTTCATCCAGTACATTATATGTTTGATTTTGTTAACAATTTCCTTGAACCCgcccaacatacattacaacaattcaCTGATGTTAGTCATAAGCTACATACTCCTTTATGTCCTGCTATTATTTTCTACTTGAACGTTTTATTCCGGTAACAATTTCTAACCTTATATGTTTGGGGTGCAGGgtgtaagtgaaggaaatatgccctagaggcaataataaagttattatttatttcctcatatcaaggtaaatgtttattattcatgctagaattgcattaaccggaaacataatacatgtgtgaatactgttggaaatatgccctagaggcaataataaaagtattattattatatttccttgttcatgataattgtcttttattcatgctataactgtattatccggaaatcgtaatacacgtgtgaatacatagaccacaatatgtccctagtgagcctctagttgactagctcgttgtgatcaacagatagtcatggtttcctggctatggacattggatgtcgttgataacgggatcacatcattaggagaatgatgtgatggacaagacccaatcctaagcctagcacaaagatcgtgtagttcgtatgctaaagcttttctaatgtcaagtatcttttccttagaccatgagattgtgcaactcccggataccgtaggaatgctttgggtgtaccaaacgtcacaatgtaactgggtggctataaaggtgcattacaggtatctccgaaagtgtctgttgggttggcgcgaatcgagactgggatttgtcactccgtgtaaacggagaggtatctctgggcccactcggtaggacatcatcatatgcgcaatgtgaccaaggagttgatcacgggatgatgtgttacggaacgagtaaagtgacttgccggtaatgagattgaacaaggtatcggtataccgacgatcgaatctcgggcaagtaaaataccgctagacaaagggaattgaatacgggatcgattgagtccttgacatcgtggttcatccgatgagatcatcgtggaacatgtgggagccaacatgggtatccagatcccgctgttggttattgaccggagaacgtctcggtcatgtctgcatgtctcccgaacccgtagggtctacacacttaaggttcgatgacgctagggttataaaggaagcttgtatgtggtaaccgaatgttgttcggagtcccggatgagatcccggacgtcacgaggagttccggaatggtccggaggtaaagatttatatataggaagtcctgtttcggccatcgggacaagtttcggggtcatcggtattgtaccgggaccaccggaagggtcccgggggcccaccgggtggggccacctgccccggggggccacatgggctgtagggggtgcgccttggcctacatgggccaagggcaccagccccaagaggcccatgcacaaggaaacttggagagggaagagtcctaaagggggaaggcacctccgaggtgccttggggaggatggactcctccccatccttagccgcaccccttccttggaggagggggcaaggctgcgccctccccctctcccttggccctatatatagtggggaaaaggaggagcacatataccaaggcctttggttgcctccctctccctcccgtgacacatctcctctcccgtaggtgcttggcgaagccctgcaggatagccacgctcctccaccaccaccacgccgttgtgctgctgttggatggagtcttcctcaacctctccctctctccttgctggatcaaggcgtgggagacgtcaccgggctgtacgtgtgttgaacgcggaggtgccgtccgttcggcacttgatcatcggtgatctgaatcacgacgagtacgactccatcaaccccgttcacttgaacgcttccgcttagcgatctacaagggtatgtagatgcactcctctctttctactcgttgctggtctctccatagatagatcttggtgattcgtaggaaaaattttgaatttctgctacgttccccaacagtggcatcatgagctaggtctattgcgtagattctttgcacgagtagaacacaaagtagttgtgggcgttgatgttgttcaatatgcttaccgttactagtccaatcttgtttcgacggtattgtgagatgaagcggcccggaccgaccttacacgtactcttacgtgagacatgttccaccgattgacatgcacttggtgcataaggtggctagcgggtgccagtctctcccactttagtcgaaacggattcgatgaaaagggtccttatgaagggtaaatagcaattggcatatcacgttgtggttttgcgtaggtaagaaacgttcttgctagaaacccatagcagccacgtaaaacatgcaacaacaattagaggacgtctaacttgtttttgcagggtatgctatgtgatgtgatatggccaaaaggatgtgatgaatgatatgtgatgtatgagattgatcatgttcttgtaataggattcacgacttgcatgtcgatgagtaagacaaccggcaggagccataggagttgtctttatttttttgtatgacctgcgtgtcattaaaaaacgctatgtaaactactttactttattgctaaacgcgttagccatagaagtagaagtagtcgttggtgtgacaacttcatgaagacacgatgatggagatcatgatgatggagatcatggtgtcatgccggtgacaatgatgatcatggagccccgaagatgaagatcaaaaggagcaaaatgatattggccatatcatgtcactatttgattgcatgtgatgtttatcatgtttatgcatcttgtttacttaggacgacggtagtaaataagatgatcccttacaaaaatttcaagaagtgttctcccctaactgtgcaccgttgctacagttcgtcgcttctaagcaccacgtgatgatcgggtgtgatggattcttacgttcacatacaacgggtgtaagacagttttacacagcgaaaacacttagggttaacttgacgagcctagcatgtgcagacatggcctcggaacacggagaccgaaaggtcgagcatgagtcgtatagtagatacgatcaacatgaagatgttcaccgacgttaactagtccgtctcacgtgatgatcggacacggcctagttgactcggatcatgtaatcacttagatgactagagggatgtctatctgagtgggagttcataagatgaactcaattatcctgaacatagtcaaaagacctttttgcaaattatgtcgtagctcgcgctttagttctactgttttagttatgttcctagagaaaattatagttgaaagttgacagtagcgattatgcggacactagaacgcttatgtccttaatgcactgctcagtgtgctgaaccccaaacgtcgtttgtggatgttgcgaacatcggacatacacgttttgataactacgtgatagttcagttaaacggtttagagttgaggcactaaagacgttttcgaaacgtcacggaacatatgagatgtttcgagggctgaaattgggatttcaggctcgtgcccacgtcaagaggtataagacctccgacgattttcttagcctgcaaactaagggagaaaagctcaatcgttgagcttgtgctcaaattgtctgagtgcaacaatcacttgaatcgagtgggagttgatcttccaaatgagatagtgatgtttccccaaagtcattgccaccaagctgctggagcttcgtgatgaactataacatatcagggatagatatgatgatccttgaggtattcgcgatgtttgacaccgcgaaagtagaaatcaagaaggagcatcaattgttgatggttggtgaaaccactagtttcaagaagggcaagggaacaaagggatacttcatgaaacggcaaatcagctgctgcaccaatgaagaaacccgaggttgaacccaaacccgagactaagtgcttctgtaataaggggaacaaccactggagcaggattaccccagatacttggtagatgagaaggctggcaaggtcgatagaagtatattggatatacattatgttaatgtgtactttactagtactcctagtagcaccagggtattggataccggttcggttgctaagtgttagtaactcgaaataaaagctacggaataaacagagactagctaaaggtgagctgacgatatatgttggaagtgttcccaagtttgatgtgatcaaacatcgcacgctccctctaccaccgagattggtgtttgcgttgagcatagacatgattggattatgtctatcgcaatacggttattcatttaaagagaataatggttactctatttatttgaataataccttcaatggtcttgcacctaaaggaatggtttattgaatctcgatcatagtgatacacatgttcatgccaaaagatagtaatgatagtaccacctacttgtggcactgctgtgtaagtcatattggtacaaaacgcatgaagaagctccatgttgatggatctttggactcactcatttttgaaaagtttgagacatgcgaaccatgtctattggtatatatgcatgaagaaactccatgcaaatggaccgcttgaactcacttgattttgaatcacttgagatatgcaaatcataccacatgggcaagatgactgaaaagcctcgttttcagtaagatggaacaagatagcaacttgttggaagtaacacattttgatgtgtccaatccaatgagtgctgaggcatgcagtgaatatcgttatgatcttacttcacagatgattcgagtagatgttgagaatatttacttgatgaaacacaagtctgaattattgaatggttcaagtaatttcagagtgaagtagaagatcattgtgacaagaggataaaatgtctatgatatgatcatagagatgaatatctgagttacgagttttggcacacaattaagacattgtggaaattgtttcgcaattaataccgcctggaacaccatagtgtgatggtgtgtccgaacatcatagttgcaccctattggatatggtgcgtaccatgatgtctcttatcgaattaccactattgttcatgggttaggcattagagacaaccacattcactttaaatagggcaccacgtaattccgttgagatgacaccgtatgaattatggtttagagaaacctaagttgtcgtttcttaaaggtttggggctgcgacgcttatgtgaaaaagtttcaggattaagctcgaacccaaagcggataaaatgcatcttcataggacacccaaaacatttgggtatacctcctaattcagatccgaaagcaatatggattgtttcttgaatcgggtcctttctcgaggaaaggtttctctcgaaagagttgagtgggaggatggtggagacttgatgaggttattgaaccgtctcttcaactagtgtgtggcagggc
Above is a window of Triticum dicoccoides isolate Atlit2015 ecotype Zavitan chromosome 5B, WEW_v2.0, whole genome shotgun sequence DNA encoding:
- the LOC119310479 gene encoding uncharacterized protein LOC119310479 encodes the protein MLRTVLRRGEAAMRQAALAEGSTGNLLRLSVAERERSRRRRRDPGRDEFFVPTPESLKWLDSVTLPMILTAAAVALFTKLLMMEHEATDQERRERKIKNSHPEQGTVRMLSREEWDEIQEVRPRTPFESKLARPHARLRTGEKMRLEDAKDWAVDVLTDAFTRAEESAKRK